A DNA window from Hoplias malabaricus isolate fHopMal1 chromosome 5, fHopMal1.hap1, whole genome shotgun sequence contains the following coding sequences:
- the si:dkey-261l7.2 gene encoding uncharacterized protein si:dkey-261l7.2, producing the protein MPQLSTVLQVALLLSTVPVQYLLSKWTSGTAAQRNLATQGILDMWEHLRKSYLNVSVWVEWLSSWMSSIPFLGGQEQEIGQMMQEAFELEMLMHSNEQGYFGVSDERRSPRPEYVLHRVGEVVMETQNRMVGVVVGWDTGLRVPPEWIKRKQMTDSEVNRLKDTPHYRVLFSGPNDSSLMIGYLPQNAIHLVQGYEPEIPTLDNYFYHFDGNRFVMQDWLKEIYPED; encoded by the exons ATGCCTCAGCTGAGCACAGTGCTacaggtggcactgttgttgtCTACTGTTCCTGTTCAGTATCTGCTCAGCAAGTGGACCAGTGGAACTGCAGCACAGCGCAACCTCGCCACACAAGG AATCCTTGACATGTGGGAACATTTGAGGAAATCGTACCTAAACGTATCAGTGTGGGTGGAGTGGCTGAGTTCCTGGATGTCCAGCATTCC GTTTTTAGGTGGTCAGGAGCAGGAGATTGGTCAGATGATGCAGGAGGCTTTTGAGCTGGAGATGCTAATGCACAGTAATGAGCAGGGCTACTTCGGAG tcTCAGACGAGCGCCGTAGCCCCAGGCCAGAATATGTGCTGCACCGTGTTGGGGAGGTTGTCATGGAGACACAGAATCGCATGGTAGGGGTAGTAGTGGGCTGGGACACTGGACTGCGAGTTCCACCGGAGTGGATCAAGAGGAAACAAATGACAGACTCTGAG GTGAACAGACTGAAGGACACTCCACACTACAGGGTTCTGTTCAGTGGACCTAACGACTCCTCACTGATGATTGGATACCTGCCCCAGAATGCAATCCATCTGGTTCAGGGATATGAG CCAGAAATCCCCACTCTGGATAACTATTTCTATCACTTCGATGGGAATAGATTTGTGATGCAGGACTGGCTGAAAGAGATTTATCCTGAAGACTGA